In Chloroflexota bacterium, a genomic segment contains:
- the radA gene encoding DNA repair protein RadA, with protein MNKPSKVSFVCQQCGKESPKWLGRCPDCQGWSTFVETRVAVSKSARTPSVPIEHPACELFQITTEEVPRLSSAFGEFDRVLGGGIVPGSLVLISGDPGIGKSTLLLQVSDGIARRGRRVVYTSGEESLYQTRLRADRLGIKGEGLYLLNETDLEVILRQMEELSPGLGVIDSIQTVYLRELDGAPGSVSQIRECTLRLMQWAKLATIPLLITGHVTKEGAIAGPKVLEHIVDVVTYLEGETFSTYRLLRGIKNRFGSTNEVGIFEMTADGLAEVQNPSRVFLSQRSQRAAGSVVAPVLEGTRPLLVEIQALTTQTSFGLPRRTANGIDLNRLQLIAAVLTKRVGLRLANQDIIVNVVGGLKVNEPAVDLAVALSVASSFTDREIDPNLIAVGEIGLSGEVRAVAQLERRLVEAARQGFTHCVGPKSSLNSLKLPGGMKALGVDSLREALRATLKKPPQERATEVVASGEAGNSN; from the coding sequence GTGAACAAGCCCTCCAAAGTATCCTTTGTCTGCCAGCAATGCGGTAAGGAAAGCCCCAAATGGCTAGGACGCTGCCCTGACTGCCAGGGGTGGAGTACCTTTGTGGAGACCCGCGTGGCTGTTTCCAAGAGCGCCCGTACACCCTCAGTCCCGATAGAGCACCCAGCGTGTGAGTTGTTCCAGATAACCACTGAAGAGGTGCCACGCCTTTCCTCTGCCTTTGGCGAATTTGATCGAGTGCTTGGAGGAGGAATAGTCCCTGGCTCCCTGGTTCTTATCAGTGGTGACCCGGGGATCGGCAAATCGACCCTGCTGCTTCAGGTGTCAGACGGGATCGCCCGCCGAGGGAGGAGGGTGGTTTATACCTCAGGGGAGGAGTCGCTGTACCAGACAAGATTGCGGGCAGACCGCCTGGGGATCAAAGGTGAGGGGCTTTATCTCCTTAATGAGACCGATTTGGAGGTCATTCTGCGCCAAATGGAGGAGCTATCCCCTGGTTTAGGGGTTATCGATTCCATCCAGACGGTCTATCTGAGAGAACTGGACGGGGCACCAGGGAGCGTGTCACAAATAAGAGAATGTACACTGAGACTGATGCAGTGGGCCAAGCTGGCAACGATTCCTCTACTTATCACCGGACATGTGACCAAGGAGGGAGCTATCGCTGGCCCAAAGGTATTAGAGCACATTGTGGACGTGGTCACTTACCTGGAAGGTGAGACCTTCAGTACCTACAGGTTGTTGCGGGGCATTAAGAACCGCTTCGGGTCAACCAATGAAGTGGGTATCTTTGAAATGACAGCCGATGGGCTGGCGGAAGTACAGAATCCATCTCGAGTCTTCCTGTCCCAGCGCTCGCAGCGGGCAGCAGGCTCAGTGGTAGCCCCTGTTCTAGAAGGCACTCGCCCGCTGCTGGTAGAGATCCAGGCCCTAACCACCCAAACCAGCTTTGGCCTACCGAGGCGAACAGCAAATGGAATAGACCTTAATCGCTTGCAATTGATTGCCGCCGTGCTCACCAAACGAGTTGGGCTGCGGTTGGCGAATCAAGATATCATTGTCAATGTAGTCGGTGGGCTGAAGGTCAATGAGCCGGCTGTTGATCTGGCTGTGGCTTTGTCTGTTGCTTCCAGCTTCACTGACAGAGAAATTGACCCCAATTTGATAGCGGTGGGTGAAATAGGGCTGAGTGGGGAGGTAAGAGCGGTGGCCCAACTGGAGCGCCGGCTAGTTGAGGCAGCCAGACAGGGTTTCACTCACTGTGTCGGGCCTAAGTCCTCCCTGAATAGCCTCAAGCTTCCAGGGGGAATGAAAGCGCTGGGCGTAGACTCATTGAGGGAGGCGCTGAGGGCGACTCTGAAGAAACCTCCCCAGGAAAGAGCTACAGAGGTGGTAGCTTCCGGTGAAGCTGGGAATTCAAATTGA
- the ybeY gene encoding rRNA maturation RNase YbeY: protein MKLGIQIDKKFQGLVKKRWLRRVVAGCFHTQSSGAEVELGLLITDDETVRELNRKYRGIDKPTDVISFALTEEKTQGDSFSFVTPPDGLRHLGEVIVSYPQAVRQAEEQHHGIEEEIALLVVHGTLHLLGYEHDDPANEQEMKALEEKVLFEVKKR from the coding sequence GTGAAGCTGGGAATTCAAATTGACAAGAAGTTTCAAGGCCTGGTGAAGAAGAGATGGCTGCGGCGAGTGGTCGCAGGCTGTTTCCACACTCAAAGTAGCGGCGCGGAAGTGGAACTGGGCTTGCTGATCACAGATGACGAGACTGTACGAGAATTAAATCGAAAGTATCGGGGAATAGACAAGCCTACTGATGTCATCAGCTTCGCCCTGACTGAGGAGAAAACCCAGGGAGATTCGTTCTCCTTCGTCACACCGCCTGATGGCCTCCGTCACCTCGGCGAGGTAATCGTCTCCTATCCCCAGGCAGTGAGGCAAGCAGAGGAACAACATCATGGGATAGAAGAGGAGATAGCGCTCCTCGTTGTTCACGGTACGCTACATCTCCTGGGTTACGAGCACGACGATCCAGCAAACGAGCAGGAGATGAAAGCTTTGGAGGAAAAGGTATTATTTGAAGTGAAGAAGCGGTAA